The following proteins are encoded in a genomic region of Musa acuminata AAA Group cultivar baxijiao chromosome BXJ2-11, Cavendish_Baxijiao_AAA, whole genome shotgun sequence:
- the LOC135626377 gene encoding probable DNA helicase MCM8 — protein MFAEGGERGVPGGRPLDLSAASRIWPNYFPQVEFALEDRKVKLVALLADFFCTPQADPFLSQVQDDCGNFFLPIDMQHFQKACGVDEYYAVLEEAPKEALSCMGAAVHMVLSTKKINYHLEDAEKINIRLYNHPDSMITLKNLKAAYIGKLVSVRGSVVKVSTTRPLVLQMEFACGKCGTVIARVFPDGKFSPPVACSIHGCRSRTFMPNRSTAKLIDFQKIRVQELLKSENHEEGRVPRTVECELAEDLVDSCIPGDVITVTGIIKVINNYMDIGGGRSKNKNQGLYYLYLEAVSVRNSKSQSTEDVRVTNSESGAYMLFDFFSFSPRDLEFIVKFSEEHGSDIFRQIVHSFCPSIYGHELVKGMLIFIDDMCCYAELF, from the exons ATGTTTGCCGAGGGCGGAGAGAGGGGCGTTCCGGGTGGCCGCCCCCTGGATCTGAGTGCGGCGTCGAGGATTTGGCCCAACTATTTCCCGCAGGTGGAGTTCGCCTTGGAGGATCGCAAGGTCAAGCTCGTCGCGTTGCTTGCTGATTTCTTCTGCACACCCCAGGCCGATCCTTTCCTTTCTCAG GTGCAAGATGATTGTGGCAACTTCTTTCTCCCCATTGACATGCAGCATTTCCAGAAGGCATGTGGAGTTGATGAATATTATGCCGTTTTGGAGGAAGCACCTAAGGAAGCTCTGTCATGCATGGGTGCTGCAGTTCACATG GTTCTCTCAACAAAGAAGATTAATTATCATTTGGAGGACGCAGAGAAAATAAACATTAGGCTATATAACCACCCTGATTCAATGATCACTTTAAAGAACTTGAAAGCTGCATATATAG GGAAGCTAGTTTCAGTGCGTGGTTCTGTTGTCAAGGTCAGCACAACCAGACCTTTGGTTCTGCAGATGGAATTTGCATGTGGAAAGTGTGGAACTGTTATTGCGCGTGTATTCCCTGATGGAAAGTTTTCTCCTCCAGTAGCTTGCAGCATCCATGGATGCAGGAGCAGAACTTTTATGCCAAATAGATCTACTGCAAAACTGATAGATTTTCAGAAAATAAG AGTCCAGGAACTTCTTAAATCTGAAAATCATGAAGAGGGTCGGGTGCCTCGAACTGTTGAGTGTGAATTGGCTGAGGATCTTGTTGATTCTTGCATTCCTGGTGATGTTATAACAGTTACTGGAATTATAAAAGTAATTAATAATTACATGGACATTGGAGGAG GAAGGTCCAAAAACAAGAATCAGGGGCTGTATTATCTATATCTGGAAGCAGTTTCTGTTAGAAACTCAAAATCTCAGAGTACTGAGGATGTTCGTGTAACTAATTCTGAAAGTGGAGCTTATatgctgtttgattttttttctttttcacccaGAGATCTTGAATTTATTGTGAAATTCTCTGAGGAGCATGGTTCTGACATATTCCGTCAGATAGTTCATTCTTTCTGCCCCTCTATCTATGGGCATGAACTTGTGAAAGGTATGCTTATTTTCATTGACGATATGTGCTGTTATGCGGAATTATTCTAA